The Nesterenkonia xinjiangensis genome contains a region encoding:
- a CDS encoding Lrp/AsnC family transcriptional regulator, translating to MATSIDDELIAALQEDGRASYQALAERLGAPRAVVSARVRELLDSGAVRIVAAADPAFLGESCLAHVAITGSGELGAVIEELRARDDIPLVSAISGSQDLVVEVRAADHAALFEVLAHVRAFPEVARLRTAVYTDVLRGSFISDYGGGGRIDQIDSELVELLRHDGRTSYRDLARQVRLSPTAVRSRVRRMLEDRILRISAVVTHSAQARRVKVGVGLHLGGDDRSVAQRLMGYPETEFAAFSVGPFDLIATLASSVPADVFARLDDLKGLAGVTGMETWFHLQTLKEDYSRAI from the coding sequence ATGGCGACGTCGATCGACGATGAGCTCATCGCTGCGCTGCAGGAGGACGGGCGGGCCAGCTATCAGGCCCTGGCCGAGCGGCTCGGGGCCCCGCGCGCCGTGGTGTCGGCGCGGGTGCGGGAGCTGCTGGACTCCGGGGCGGTGCGGATCGTGGCCGCGGCGGATCCGGCCTTCCTGGGGGAGAGCTGCCTGGCCCATGTGGCCATCACCGGCAGCGGTGAGCTCGGCGCAGTGATCGAGGAGCTGCGTGCCCGTGATGACATCCCTCTGGTCTCGGCAATCTCCGGCTCGCAGGACCTGGTGGTGGAGGTGCGGGCCGCCGACCATGCCGCGCTCTTCGAGGTGCTGGCCCACGTGCGGGCCTTTCCTGAGGTCGCGCGGCTGCGCACTGCCGTCTACACCGATGTCCTGCGCGGCTCCTTCATCTCTGACTATGGCGGGGGCGGACGGATCGACCAGATCGACAGCGAGCTCGTGGAGCTGCTGCGCCACGACGGCCGCACCAGTTACCGGGATCTCGCCCGGCAGGTGCGGCTCTCGCCCACGGCAGTGCGCAGCCGGGTGCGGCGGATGCTCGAGGACCGCATTCTGCGGATCAGCGCCGTGGTCACCCACAGCGCCCAGGCGCGCCGGGTGAAGGTCGGCGTCGGACTCCACCTCGGTGGGGACGACCGCTCGGTGGCCCAGCGCCTGATGGGCTACCCGGAGACGGAGTTCGCCGCGTTCAGCGTGGGCCCCTTCGACCTGATCGCGACGCTGGCGTCCTCCGTGCCTGCGGATGTCTTCGCCCGGCTCGACGACCTCAAGGGTCTCGCCGGGGTGACAGGCATGGAGACTTGGTTCCACCTGCAGACGCTCAAGGAGGACTACTCCCGCGCGATCTGA
- a CDS encoding flavin monoamine oxidase family protein: MTMSTPLHDESYAAERPADAPPLTMLSPDFPFSYDHYLASAAGLGQIPQQAHGTEVAVVGAGLAGVVAAYELMKMGLKPVIYEAAGIGGRLKSQSFDGAPDVVVDLGGMRFPTTGRAFYHYVDLLDLETRAFPNPLSPVTPSTVIDLAHEPEPTYAETEAELPQLYRDVAEAWKKALRDEAELDAVQDAIRHRDAAELKRLWNELVSRFDDESFYGFVAGSEAFKALSWKHIETFGQVGFGSGGWDTDFPNSVLEVLRVVFTDADDDHRGIVGGAQRLPESLWRHAPEDIVHWPQGTSLESLHSGAPRGAVIGIHRGEDDSLPAGGVTITEKWGRTVTYPAAVVTCQSWLLSARIDTDEELFDPEMWNAIEKSHYMLSSKTFVMVDRPFWRDIDPETGRPVMSMTLTDRLPRATYLLDEGPGRPAAILLSYTWNDDALKWLPLDADERTRLMLHSLHKIYPNLDIGSHIIGQPITVSWEADPNFMGAFKNNLPGHYRYQERLFNHFVQKDLPEHQRGVFLAGDDISFTAGWADGAVTTALNAVWGVMDHLGGTTAAQNPGPGDVWDELKPISLD, from the coding sequence ATGACGATGTCGACCCCGCTGCACGACGAGTCCTACGCCGCCGAACGTCCCGCCGACGCTCCGCCTCTGACGATGCTCAGCCCGGACTTCCCGTTCAGCTACGACCACTACCTGGCCAGCGCCGCCGGCCTCGGGCAGATCCCCCAACAGGCCCACGGCACCGAGGTGGCCGTGGTGGGAGCCGGGCTGGCCGGCGTCGTCGCGGCGTATGAGCTGATGAAGATGGGCCTGAAGCCGGTGATCTATGAGGCCGCCGGGATCGGTGGCCGGCTGAAGTCCCAGTCCTTCGACGGCGCCCCCGACGTCGTCGTGGACCTCGGCGGGATGCGCTTCCCCACCACCGGCCGCGCCTTCTACCACTACGTGGACCTGCTGGACCTGGAGACCCGGGCGTTCCCGAACCCGCTCTCCCCGGTGACCCCCTCGACCGTCATCGATCTGGCGCACGAGCCCGAGCCGACCTACGCCGAGACCGAGGCCGAGCTGCCGCAGCTCTACCGCGACGTCGCCGAGGCCTGGAAGAAGGCCCTGCGCGACGAGGCCGAGCTCGACGCCGTCCAGGATGCCATCCGTCACCGTGACGCCGCCGAGCTCAAGCGCCTCTGGAACGAGCTGGTGTCCCGCTTCGACGATGAGTCCTTCTACGGCTTCGTCGCCGGCTCCGAGGCGTTCAAGGCGTTGAGCTGGAAGCACATCGAGACCTTCGGCCAAGTGGGCTTCGGCTCCGGCGGCTGGGACACCGACTTCCCCAACTCCGTGCTCGAGGTCCTGCGCGTCGTCTTCACCGACGCCGACGACGACCATCGCGGCATCGTCGGCGGGGCCCAGCGGCTCCCCGAATCGCTGTGGCGCCACGCACCGGAGGACATCGTCCACTGGCCGCAGGGCACGTCCCTGGAGTCGCTGCACAGCGGCGCGCCCCGCGGCGCGGTCATCGGCATCCACCGCGGCGAGGACGACTCCCTGCCCGCCGGCGGGGTCACCATCACCGAGAAGTGGGGACGCACCGTCACCTACCCGGCCGCCGTGGTCACCTGCCAGTCCTGGCTGCTCTCGGCCCGTATCGACACCGATGAGGAGCTGTTCGACCCGGAGATGTGGAACGCCATCGAGAAGAGCCACTACATGCTCTCCTCGAAGACCTTCGTCATGGTCGACCGCCCGTTCTGGCGCGACATCGACCCCGAGACCGGTCGCCCAGTGATGTCCATGACGCTGACCGACCGCCTCCCCCGGGCCACCTACCTGCTGGACGAGGGGCCGGGCAGGCCTGCGGCGATCCTGCTTTCCTACACCTGGAACGACGACGCCCTGAAATGGCTGCCGCTGGACGCCGACGAGCGCACCCGGCTCATGCTGCACTCGCTGCACAAGATCTACCCGAACCTGGACATCGGATCCCACATCATCGGCCAGCCGATCACCGTCTCCTGGGAGGCGGACCCCAACTTCATGGGCGCCTTCAAGAACAACCTCCCGGGCCACTACCGGTACCAGGAGAGGCTCTTCAACCACTTCGTCCAGAAGGACCTGCCCGAGCACCAGCGCGGCGTCTTCCTCGCCGGCGACGACATCTCCTTCACCGCAGGCTGGGCGGACGGCGCCGTCACCACCGCGCTCAACGCCGTCTGGGGCGTGATGGACCACCTGGGCGGAACCACCGCGGCCCAGAACCCCGGCCCGGGAGACGTCTGGGACGAGCTCAAGCCCATCTCTCTGGACTGA
- a CDS encoding solute carrier family 23 protein, producing the protein MAQTIQNLGDSPGEPGDGAPSSPHWKAGPFEIRLPFVHYRLEWPDYTQGLLMCAVDLAAIPMMITLLGMPFEVALAVILLNGFLYLTHHLLGDPVVPGWITPAIPLVMAYCMTFPEGPERVHALISFQILLGVFSILLGVTGLAKRVVRAIPPAIKAGVLMGAGIAAVQTVFGEEGQFNQFPVTITLAIGLAFFLLFSRQFPAWRERSRLAMQIGKLGVLPAILVAVIIAPLAGEARWSEIEWGIVQPDFVTLWREYTVFGLGLPPLMMFVTAIPTVLATYIVVFGDTLQANSVLKQANKARPDENVAYNPNRSHMIFGARNAIMGVIGPDVAMCGPSWSAMLVVITERYKEGKKAMKSLYGGAGSFRWGTNTGLLLLPIVTLVEPVLGVAMALTLLIQAFVSVRIGIMEARSQRDLGIAGVTAGALALLGAAWGLGVGILLCLVIYGRDFFRGENDGTFAEEQD; encoded by the coding sequence ATGGCTCAGACGATCCAGAACCTCGGGGACTCTCCGGGAGAGCCGGGCGACGGCGCCCCCTCCTCACCCCATTGGAAGGCCGGCCCCTTCGAGATCCGGCTGCCCTTCGTCCACTACCGGCTCGAATGGCCCGACTACACCCAGGGCCTGCTCATGTGCGCCGTGGACCTGGCGGCCATCCCGATGATGATCACTCTGCTGGGGATGCCCTTCGAAGTGGCGCTCGCGGTGATCCTGCTGAACGGCTTCCTCTACCTCACCCACCACCTCCTCGGAGACCCTGTGGTCCCCGGGTGGATCACACCGGCGATCCCTCTGGTGATGGCCTACTGTATGACATTCCCTGAAGGACCCGAACGCGTCCACGCGCTGATCTCCTTCCAGATCCTGCTGGGCGTCTTCTCCATCCTGCTTGGGGTGACGGGGCTGGCCAAACGCGTGGTGCGCGCCATTCCGCCCGCCATCAAGGCCGGTGTGCTCATGGGCGCCGGCATCGCCGCGGTGCAGACCGTCTTCGGCGAGGAGGGCCAGTTCAACCAGTTCCCGGTGACCATCACCCTCGCCATCGGGCTGGCGTTCTTCCTGCTGTTCTCGCGGCAGTTCCCGGCCTGGCGGGAGCGCAGTCGACTCGCCATGCAGATCGGCAAGCTGGGTGTGCTGCCGGCCATCCTGGTGGCGGTCATCATCGCGCCGTTGGCGGGGGAGGCCCGCTGGTCCGAGATCGAGTGGGGCATCGTGCAGCCCGACTTCGTGACCCTGTGGCGCGAGTACACGGTCTTCGGGCTGGGCCTGCCGCCGCTGATGATGTTCGTGACCGCGATTCCGACGGTGCTTGCCACCTACATCGTGGTCTTCGGCGACACCCTCCAGGCGAACTCCGTGCTCAAGCAGGCCAACAAGGCCCGCCCCGATGAGAACGTGGCGTACAACCCGAACCGTTCGCACATGATCTTCGGCGCACGCAACGCGATCATGGGGGTCATAGGCCCGGACGTGGCGATGTGCGGGCCCTCCTGGTCGGCGATGCTCGTGGTCATCACCGAGCGGTACAAAGAGGGCAAGAAGGCCATGAAGTCCCTCTACGGGGGCGCGGGGTCCTTCCGCTGGGGCACCAATACGGGCCTGCTCCTGCTGCCCATCGTCACTCTGGTGGAGCCGGTGCTCGGCGTCGCGATGGCTCTGACGCTGCTCATCCAGGCATTCGTCAGCGTTCGGATCGGCATCATGGAGGCTCGGAGCCAGCGGGATCTGGGGATCGCCGGAGTGACGGCCGGGGCGCTGGCCCTGCTCGGTGCGGCCTGGGGTCTCGGTGTCGGGATCCTGCTGTGCCTGGTCATCTACGGCCGGGACTTCTTCCGCGGGGAGAACGACGGCACGTTCGCCGAGGAGCAGGACTGA
- a CDS encoding carbohydrate binding domain-containing protein, with product MLAPATMPAATAFDGGQPASDQAAEHVGDRGGENASQHSAHHTDRLPDFRTGAHQPDGPKEATAVLFQWTWNSIARECRDTLGPAGYGYVQTSPAQEHIHGEPWWTHYQPVSYQIESRLGTRDEFADMVSTCNDAGVKVIADVVINHMTGQDEGVGWTGSEFTHTNYPGTYSPDDFHNHGCEVEDYTDRWQVQECDLLGLADLKTSSDYVQTRIAEHLEDLIDLGVEGFRIDAVKHISADDLTGILDHVDLTDVYVVSEVIRGGGEPIQPEEYQHLGDVHEFTWGRTLKDAFDGGDIHWLLSGEGIGETWEGFIADEHAGTFVDNHDTERNGETLSYKDGDAYRLAQAFTLAWPYGMPAVHSGYSFSDYDAGPVQHEDGRIRDAVCGEENWTCLHAQTEVANMVGFRNAVGDAPVTDTWTNDSHALAFGRGDQGFLVANSGPNSVQHTWQTSLPAGEYCNVYTGAATSEGCSGETVTVAADGTFSAHVGPDSAVALHVGATPASGDGDGDGSTPSEERELSLFYATDWETPHVHYQVGEGEWTEAPGETLTEVCEGWAHTEIDLGTARTITAAFNDGVGTWDNNDHQDYSIAAGEQQVSEGEVTAGNPC from the coding sequence ATGCTGGCACCCGCTACCATGCCTGCGGCCACCGCCTTCGACGGCGGGCAACCGGCGTCCGACCAGGCGGCCGAGCATGTCGGTGACCGCGGCGGGGAGAACGCCTCACAGCATTCGGCCCACCACACCGATCGCCTCCCGGACTTCCGCACGGGGGCCCACCAGCCGGATGGGCCCAAGGAGGCTACGGCCGTGCTGTTCCAGTGGACCTGGAACAGCATCGCCCGCGAATGCCGCGACACCCTCGGCCCGGCCGGTTACGGCTATGTGCAGACCTCACCGGCCCAGGAGCACATCCACGGTGAGCCGTGGTGGACCCACTATCAGCCGGTGAGCTACCAGATCGAATCTCGCCTGGGTACCCGCGACGAGTTCGCGGACATGGTCTCCACCTGCAACGACGCCGGCGTGAAGGTCATCGCCGACGTCGTCATCAACCACATGACGGGACAGGACGAGGGCGTGGGTTGGACCGGCAGCGAGTTCACCCACACGAACTATCCCGGCACCTACTCCCCCGACGACTTCCACAACCACGGCTGCGAGGTGGAGGACTACACCGACCGCTGGCAGGTCCAGGAATGCGACCTGCTCGGACTGGCAGACCTGAAGACAAGCTCCGACTACGTCCAGACGCGAATCGCCGAGCACCTCGAGGACCTCATCGACCTGGGCGTCGAGGGCTTCCGCATCGATGCGGTCAAGCACATCTCCGCCGATGACCTCACCGGGATCCTTGACCATGTGGACCTCACCGACGTCTATGTGGTCTCCGAGGTCATCCGCGGCGGCGGCGAACCCATCCAGCCCGAGGAGTATCAGCACCTGGGCGACGTCCACGAGTTCACCTGGGGCCGCACGCTCAAGGATGCCTTCGACGGCGGCGACATCCACTGGCTGCTCTCCGGCGAGGGCATCGGTGAGACCTGGGAAGGCTTCATCGCCGACGAGCACGCCGGCACCTTCGTGGACAACCACGACACCGAACGCAACGGCGAGACCCTGAGCTACAAGGACGGGGACGCCTACCGCCTGGCCCAGGCCTTCACACTGGCCTGGCCGTACGGCATGCCCGCGGTGCACTCCGGCTACTCGTTCAGCGACTACGACGCCGGCCCCGTGCAGCACGAGGACGGTCGGATCCGCGACGCGGTCTGCGGCGAGGAGAACTGGACGTGCCTCCACGCCCAAACCGAGGTGGCCAACATGGTCGGGTTCCGCAACGCCGTCGGGGACGCCCCGGTGACCGACACGTGGACCAACGACTCCCACGCCCTGGCCTTCGGCCGTGGCGACCAGGGCTTCCTGGTGGCCAACAGCGGACCGAACAGTGTGCAGCACACCTGGCAGACCTCCCTGCCGGCCGGCGAGTACTGCAACGTCTACACCGGAGCAGCCACCTCTGAGGGTTGCTCCGGGGAGACTGTGACCGTGGCGGCCGACGGCACCTTCAGCGCCCACGTGGGCCCGGACTCCGCCGTGGCTCTGCACGTGGGCGCCACCCCGGCCAGCGGCGACGGAGACGGCGACGGATCGACGCCGTCGGAAGAGCGCGAGCTGTCCCTGTTCTACGCCACCGACTGGGAGACCCCGCACGTCCACTACCAGGTGGGCGAGGGTGAGTGGACCGAGGCGCCGGGCGAGACACTGACCGAGGTCTGCGAGGGGTGGGCCCACACCGAGATCGACCTCGGCACCGCCCGCACCATCACTGCCGCCTTCAACGACGGCGTCGGCACCTGGGACAACAACGACCACCAGGACTACAGCATCGCCGCCGGCGAGCAGCAGGTCTCAGAAGGAGAGGTCACCGCAGGCAACCCCTGTTGA
- a CDS encoding amidohydrolase family protein, producing MTLFVNARVISSARIGEARGDAVLVRGERVAAVGQATRLHPDLAAGEEVIDLQGAVVLPGFVDAHVHTGLYARGLFSANLRDCTSLETALQRVATHLRDRVEAAKAEGAWPQQPQWIFGQAWDHNIWEVPQVPNRRALDAVTGAFPTALHSTDAHTWWVNSAALEALGLDASTPDPVGGSFDRDCTGQLTGILRESAGRAVDQILASGAAGDLTAQLEHAQRQLWAQGLVGVHDFDGEDIRAGFAALHETGRLRMRVTKAILAPELDVALAEGRFTGSGDAWLRTGPVKIFSDGALGSHTCLMHEPLAGSGHGHGVAVTEEAGLRDLLVRSASAGLAVATHAIGDRANELVLDAYQWLADQVSSGVVPSSPLVHRIEHAQHLGIEDVRRFAALGVVPSMQPLHATADFELADRLMGGRPMASYAWRSLIDAGATLAFGSDAPVEPPSPLGGIHAAVTRQRPEGRPDGGWQPQERLSVGEAIAGFTTGAAHAAGMGHLSGEIRPGMFADFTVLREDPYAVTPSDLPHIPVAGVITGGRVRHWA from the coding sequence GTGACGCTTTTCGTGAACGCCCGAGTGATCTCCTCAGCCCGCATCGGTGAGGCCCGCGGCGACGCCGTGCTGGTCCGCGGCGAACGCGTGGCCGCCGTCGGACAGGCCACACGACTGCATCCCGATCTCGCCGCCGGCGAGGAGGTCATCGACCTGCAGGGCGCAGTGGTGCTGCCCGGATTCGTGGATGCCCACGTCCACACCGGCCTCTACGCACGAGGGCTGTTCTCAGCCAACCTGCGGGACTGCACCTCCCTGGAGACTGCCCTCCAGCGGGTCGCGACCCACCTGCGGGACCGGGTGGAGGCCGCCAAGGCCGAGGGCGCCTGGCCGCAACAGCCACAGTGGATCTTCGGACAGGCCTGGGACCACAACATCTGGGAGGTCCCCCAGGTGCCGAACCGCCGAGCGCTCGACGCCGTCACCGGCGCCTTCCCCACCGCTCTGCACTCCACCGATGCCCACACCTGGTGGGTCAACTCCGCCGCCCTGGAAGCCCTGGGGCTGGACGCCTCCACGCCGGACCCGGTGGGCGGAAGCTTCGACCGCGACTGCACCGGGCAGCTCACCGGCATCCTGCGGGAGTCCGCGGGGCGAGCGGTCGACCAGATCCTGGCCTCAGGCGCCGCCGGGGACCTCACCGCTCAGCTGGAACACGCCCAGCGGCAGCTCTGGGCACAGGGGCTGGTCGGTGTGCACGACTTCGACGGCGAGGACATCCGCGCCGGATTCGCCGCCCTGCACGAGACGGGGCGGTTGAGGATGCGGGTCACCAAGGCGATCCTCGCCCCCGAGCTGGATGTGGCACTGGCCGAAGGACGCTTCACCGGCTCCGGCGACGCCTGGCTGCGCACCGGGCCGGTGAAGATCTTCTCCGACGGAGCCCTGGGATCCCACACGTGCCTGATGCATGAGCCGCTGGCAGGCTCCGGGCACGGGCACGGGGTCGCGGTGACCGAGGAGGCCGGACTGCGCGATCTCCTAGTCCGGTCCGCGAGCGCCGGATTGGCCGTGGCCACCCACGCGATCGGCGACCGCGCCAATGAGCTGGTCCTGGACGCCTACCAGTGGCTGGCGGACCAGGTGAGCTCCGGCGTCGTGCCGTCGTCTCCGCTGGTGCATCGGATCGAGCACGCCCAGCATCTCGGGATCGAAGACGTGCGGCGCTTCGCGGCGCTGGGCGTGGTGCCGTCGATGCAGCCGCTGCATGCCACCGCGGACTTCGAGCTGGCCGACCGCCTGATGGGTGGTCGGCCGATGGCCTCCTACGCCTGGCGATCGCTGATCGACGCCGGGGCCACGCTCGCCTTCGGCTCGGACGCGCCGGTGGAGCCGCCGTCGCCGCTGGGCGGGATCCACGCGGCGGTCACCCGCCAACGGCCGGAGGGCAGGCCCGACGGCGGCTGGCAGCCCCAGGAGCGCCTCAGCGTGGGTGAGGCGATCGCCGGCTTCACCACCGGAGCCGCCCATGCCGCGGGAATGGGGCACCTGAGCGGGGAGATCCGCCCCGGAATGTTCGCCGACTTCACCGTGCTGCGGGAAGATCCGTACGCCGTCACACCCTCCGACCTCCCGCACATCCCGGTGGCCGGGGTGATCACCGGAGGCCGCGTACGCCACTGGGCGTGA
- a CDS encoding helix-turn-helix domain-containing protein produces MTDTDAARDPARRSPTEHGPSPHSSPPHISPGHGREALLRALLDTAAELSSLQDVESVLQSIVRRTRHLLRSDMAYISLNDHPSGETYIRQSDGVATTEYRTLRMPIGYGILGRVATGVAPYQTTDYLRDESIPHLDSIDEIVAGEGVLTIMGVPLLIGGRVIGALMVAERASRVFSPEEIDTADSLGKHAAVALDNAERYTRALRDAELLSRQHERSQEELVSRTQVMEFDADLLDEILRSPTDDGVLTLTARALGAPVALLSASGEQIAVAPEDAGPLLRRPPSPAQLEEAVGTRRTLHQDGEADRRDGEDGELDVTVVAVRSGDEAMGFLATQAAEDPAGRQLLDHAALHMALALQFVRAQEDAQHRQQLDVIEELLAARPISEHRLAQRLRRWHLGVHDPAWVAVLAPGKDADAVLRRLIRGLPGTRLAAPLGDQLCVIFDEQRWVEAALSRISEQGLTVRGTWSGPMSSVRALPRHHRIAQMALAAMRLGGREGLVDADDVGLVGAVVHAAEQSDARGEPIDLTVPISPLVAHDAQRGTELTRTAATYFETDRRIDRTAEALFLHRSTVKQRLQSIRRVLGEGWDRAPRHLDVHLALRAWSLAHSPED; encoded by the coding sequence ATGACGGACACAGACGCGGCGCGGGATCCTGCCCGCCGGAGCCCCACGGAGCACGGGCCATCGCCACACAGCTCTCCGCCGCACATCTCGCCGGGGCACGGGCGGGAGGCCCTGCTTCGTGCGCTGCTGGACACCGCCGCAGAGCTCTCCAGCCTGCAGGACGTGGAGTCGGTGCTGCAGTCCATCGTGCGGCGGACCCGGCACCTGCTGCGCTCCGACATGGCCTACATCAGTCTCAACGATCATCCCTCCGGAGAGACCTACATCCGGCAGTCCGACGGCGTCGCCACCACCGAGTACCGGACGCTGAGAATGCCCATCGGCTACGGGATCCTGGGCCGGGTGGCCACCGGCGTCGCTCCCTACCAGACCACCGACTACCTGCGCGACGAGTCGATCCCGCACCTGGACTCCATCGATGAGATCGTCGCCGGCGAGGGCGTGCTGACGATCATGGGGGTCCCGCTGCTGATCGGCGGGCGGGTCATCGGCGCCCTCATGGTGGCAGAGCGCGCCTCCCGGGTGTTCAGCCCCGAGGAGATCGACACCGCGGATTCGCTGGGCAAGCACGCCGCCGTCGCCCTGGACAACGCGGAACGCTACACCCGGGCACTGCGGGACGCGGAGCTGCTGAGCCGTCAGCACGAGCGGAGCCAGGAGGAGCTGGTCTCCCGCACCCAGGTCATGGAGTTCGACGCCGACCTCCTCGACGAGATCCTGCGCTCCCCCACCGACGACGGTGTCCTCACTCTGACTGCCCGGGCCCTCGGGGCTCCCGTGGCGCTGCTGTCCGCCTCCGGGGAGCAGATCGCCGTGGCTCCCGAGGACGCCGGTCCGCTGCTCCGCCGGCCGCCCAGCCCCGCCCAGCTGGAGGAGGCCGTCGGCACCCGACGGACGCTGCACCAGGACGGTGAGGCCGACCGCCGTGACGGTGAGGACGGGGAGCTCGACGTCACCGTGGTCGCGGTGCGCTCCGGTGACGAGGCGATGGGCTTCCTGGCCACGCAGGCGGCGGAGGACCCGGCCGGTCGGCAGCTGCTCGACCACGCCGCCCTCCACATGGCCCTGGCCCTGCAGTTCGTCCGCGCCCAGGAGGACGCGCAGCATCGGCAGCAGCTCGACGTCATCGAGGAGCTGCTCGCCGCACGGCCCATCTCCGAGCACCGGCTCGCGCAGCGGCTCCGGCGCTGGCATCTGGGAGTCCACGACCCGGCGTGGGTCGCGGTGCTCGCCCCGGGCAAGGACGCCGACGCCGTCCTGCGCCGGCTGATCCGTGGCCTGCCCGGCACCCGCCTGGCGGCGCCGCTCGGCGACCAGCTGTGCGTGATCTTCGACGAGCAGCGCTGGGTCGAGGCCGCGCTGAGCCGGATCTCCGAGCAGGGGCTGACGGTGCGCGGCACCTGGTCCGGGCCGATGTCCTCGGTGCGGGCGCTCCCGCGTCACCACAGGATCGCCCAGATGGCGCTGGCGGCGATGCGCCTAGGCGGCCGGGAGGGGCTGGTGGATGCCGACGACGTCGGGCTCGTGGGCGCCGTCGTCCATGCCGCCGAGCAGTCCGACGCCCGGGGCGAACCGATCGACCTGACCGTGCCGATCTCCCCGCTGGTGGCCCATGACGCCCAGCGCGGGACCGAGCTGACCCGCACGGCGGCCACCTACTTCGAGACCGACCGACGCATCGATCGGACCGCCGAGGCTCTGTTCCTGCACCGCAGCACGGTCAAACAGCGGCTCCAGTCGATCCGCCGGGTGCTCGGGGAAGGCTGGGATCGTGCCCCGCGCCACCTGGACGTGCATCTGGCCCTGCGGGCCTGGAGCCTCGCCCACTCCCCAGAGGACTGA
- a CDS encoding alcohol dehydrogenase catalytic domain-containing protein, which translates to MKIRGAVLEEIGRPRPYASTAPLTISELTLEDPGPTEILVRMEAAGVCHSDLSVVNGHRERPVPMLLGHEAAGIVEAVGADVDDLTCGQRVVMTFLPRCEACENCAAGGRLPCSRGSAANNAGELLHGHRRLHRGGDTVHHHLGVSGFATHAVVDRASVVPVGDDVPPHVAAVLGCAVLTGGGALLNAARPGPQESVMIVGLGGVGMAGLITALAEGCPRVIGVDTADDKLAMATDLGAHEAWTPQQITDQGITAHHVIECAGNPRAFEAAFAATAPGGRTVTAGLPAPTATATISPLRITAEARTVIGSYLGSSVPSRDIPHYEQLWREGRLPVDRLITSRIRLEDVNQAMDDLEDGRAVRQIIEFDAGPLTAS; encoded by the coding sequence GTGAAGATCAGAGGTGCCGTCCTCGAAGAGATCGGCCGCCCCCGCCCCTATGCCTCCACTGCTCCGCTGACGATCAGCGAGCTCACCCTGGAGGATCCCGGCCCCACCGAGATCCTGGTCAGGATGGAGGCCGCCGGCGTCTGCCATTCGGACCTCTCCGTGGTCAATGGTCACCGGGAGCGTCCGGTCCCGATGCTGCTCGGCCACGAGGCGGCCGGCATCGTCGAGGCCGTAGGAGCCGACGTCGACGATCTCACCTGCGGTCAACGCGTGGTGATGACCTTCCTGCCCCGCTGTGAGGCGTGTGAGAACTGCGCCGCCGGCGGCCGGCTGCCCTGCTCCCGCGGCTCCGCGGCCAACAACGCCGGAGAGCTGCTGCATGGCCACCGCCGCCTGCACCGTGGGGGTGACACCGTGCACCATCATCTCGGGGTCTCCGGCTTCGCCACTCACGCGGTGGTCGACCGGGCCAGCGTGGTCCCGGTCGGCGACGATGTCCCGCCCCATGTGGCCGCCGTCCTCGGGTGCGCCGTGCTCACCGGCGGCGGCGCTCTGCTCAACGCCGCCCGCCCCGGGCCCCAGGAGAGCGTGATGATCGTCGGGCTCGGCGGCGTCGGGATGGCCGGGCTGATCACCGCACTGGCCGAGGGCTGCCCGCGCGTCATCGGGGTGGACACTGCCGACGACAAGCTGGCCATGGCCACGGACCTCGGCGCTCATGAGGCCTGGACTCCGCAGCAGATCACCGATCAGGGCATCACCGCCCATCACGTCATCGAATGCGCCGGCAACCCGCGGGCCTTCGAGGCCGCTTTCGCCGCCACCGCCCCGGGCGGGCGCACCGTCACCGCAGGTCTGCCGGCACCGACCGCGACCGCCACGATCTCCCCGCTGCGCATCACCGCGGAAGCTCGCACGGTGATCGGCTCCTACCTGGGCTCCTCGGTGCCGAGTCGAGACATCCCCCACTATGAGCAGCTCTGGCGCGAGGGGCGGCTTCCGGTGGACAGGCTCATCACCTCACGCATCCGGCTTGAGGACGTCAACCAGGCGATGGACGACCTCGAGGACGGCCGCGCCGTGCGGCAGATCATCGAGTTCGACGCCGGACCCCTCACGGCGTCCTGA